Proteins encoded together in one Lathyrus oleraceus cultivar Zhongwan6 chromosome 5, CAAS_Psat_ZW6_1.0, whole genome shotgun sequence window:
- the LOC127080550 gene encoding uncharacterized protein LOC127080550 — MGARLEQQPIRREVPEEQPRRVIMVNRDQDVDEVIHRVRRENMMENDLTSMIERIMAQNGLNTGLRRPNYSSPLSEYVLQTELPRDCKIPKFTKFSGDTSESTIEHIARYMTEAGDLANSENLRMKYFPSSLTKNVFTWFTNLPPNSIDAWPQLERLFHEQFYMGQTKISLKELANIKRKFTEPIDDYLNRFRLLKSRCFTIVPEHELVEMAAGGLDYSIGKS; from the coding sequence ATGGGGGCAAGATTGGAACAACAACCAATTCGACGGGAAGTCCCTGAAGAACAACCTAGGAGAGTGATAATGGTTAATAGAGACCAGGATGTAGACGAAGTAATTCATAGGGTTAGGCGGGAAAACATGATGGAAAATGACCTAACCAGTATGATAGAGAGAATCATGGCCCAGAATGGTCTAAACACAGGACTTCGACGACCAAACTATTCTTCTCCTCTGTCAGAGTATGTCCTGCAAACAGAATTACCAAGGGATTGTAAAatccctaagttcaccaaatttTCAGGGGATACTAGTGAATCCACTATAGAGCATATAGCCAGATACATGACTGAGGCGGGGGATTTGGCGAACAGTGAGAACTTGAGGATGaaatatttccctagttcttTAACAAAGAACGTCTTCACGTGGTTTACGAATTTACCACCAAATTCCATAGATGCTTGGCCCCAGTTAGAAAGATTGtttcatgaacaattctacatgggccAAACTAAGATAAGTCTTAAGGAACTAGCCAACATCAAGAGAAAATTCACCGAACCTATAGATGATTATCTGAATAGGTTCCGCTTGTTAAAATCTAGATGCTTTACAATAGTACCTGAACacgagttggtcgaaatggccgctggAGGTCTGGACTATTCCATCGGAAAAAGTTAG